A stretch of Longimicrobium sp. DNA encodes these proteins:
- a CDS encoding DUF433 domain-containing protein, whose translation MDYRDRITIEPDKRSGKPCIRGLRISVQDVLEYLASGMTEAEILEDFPDLEAEDIRACLAFAADRERRLMAGL comes from the coding sequence ATGGACTATCGGGACCGAATCACCATCGAACCGGACAAGCGCAGCGGAAAGCCATGCATCCGCGGCTTGCGGATCAGCGTACAGGACGTGCTCGAGTACCTTGCCTCCGGGATGACGGAAGCGGAGATCCTCGAAGACTTTCCGGATCTCGAGGCTGAAGACATCCGGGCCTGCCTGGCATTCGCGGCAGACCGCGAGCGCCGCCTGATGGCGGGCCTGTGA
- a CDS encoding serine hydrolase, whose amino-acid sequence MTTTFLRLAFAAFLGIALAPLRLPAQSPAADSLVGIWVGEAAFSPPLAGEITVTREGAGWRAALAGAEARSPAAGDSVRLTFARRGGFRGALADGGRAIAGFWLQPLDQADPGGSGQPMSTPLLLRRVRDGVWRGTVRPLPHRFTLYLRIFRGPDGSLVGAFRNPEANSRGGVSQFRVSRGGDSVRFTARPDTTRPEIRLAAAQAGPDRLRISWPDLDRELELVRRAPAQAAAFFPRPPGEPPYVYRRPPETGDGWATARGSGVGIDEAALARAVRRVIDSDPSSRRPVLMHSFLVARRGKLVLEEYFYGYDRETPHDMRSAGKTFGSVMLGAAMREGARLSPGTRVYELLASRGPFANPDPRKARITLAHLMTHTTGLACNDNDDASPGKEETMQAQQAQPDWWKYTLDLPMAFEPGVRYAYCSANSNLLGAALTAGTGEWLPELFDRTVARPLGFGRYSWNLMPTGEGYLGGGAFVRPRDLLKVGQAYLDGGVWHGRRIVDSAWVRVSTAPHAEISPATTGIAPEEFGNYYGLGSDGYGWHMSALTAGGRTYRGYAATGNGGQVLLVIPEVEMVVVFTGANYGQGGIWGRWGQELVGNEIIPAIRP is encoded by the coding sequence ATGACGACGACTTTCCTGCGGCTTGCATTCGCGGCGTTCCTCGGCATCGCGCTGGCGCCGCTGCGTCTGCCGGCGCAGTCACCGGCGGCCGACTCGCTGGTGGGGATCTGGGTGGGCGAGGCGGCGTTCAGCCCTCCGCTGGCGGGGGAGATCACGGTCACGCGCGAGGGCGCCGGCTGGCGCGCCGCCCTCGCCGGCGCCGAGGCCCGGTCACCGGCGGCGGGCGACAGCGTGCGGCTCACCTTCGCCCGCCGCGGCGGGTTCCGGGGCGCGCTGGCGGACGGCGGCCGCGCGATCGCCGGGTTCTGGCTGCAGCCGCTGGACCAGGCCGATCCCGGCGGCTCGGGCCAGCCCATGTCCACACCGCTGCTGCTGCGCCGCGTCCGCGACGGCGTTTGGCGCGGCACGGTGCGGCCGCTCCCACACCGCTTCACGCTGTACCTGCGGATCTTCCGCGGGCCCGACGGATCGCTCGTCGGCGCGTTCCGGAACCCGGAAGCCAACTCGCGGGGCGGCGTGTCGCAGTTCCGCGTGAGCCGCGGGGGCGATTCGGTGCGCTTCACCGCCCGCCCCGACACCACGCGCCCCGAGATCCGCCTGGCCGCCGCGCAGGCCGGCCCGGACCGGCTCCGCATCTCCTGGCCCGACCTGGATCGCGAGCTCGAGCTCGTCCGCCGCGCGCCCGCGCAGGCCGCCGCCTTCTTCCCGCGGCCGCCCGGCGAGCCGCCGTACGTCTACCGCCGCCCTCCCGAGACCGGCGACGGGTGGGCGACGGCGCGCGGGAGCGGGGTGGGGATCGACGAGGCGGCGCTCGCGCGCGCGGTACGGCGGGTGATCGACTCCGACCCGTCCTCGCGCCGGCCCGTGCTCATGCACTCGTTCCTGGTGGCGCGGCGCGGCAAGCTGGTGCTGGAGGAGTACTTCTACGGCTACGACCGCGAGACGCCGCACGACATGCGCTCCGCCGGCAAGACCTTCGGCTCGGTGATGCTGGGCGCGGCGATGCGGGAGGGCGCCCGGCTGTCGCCCGGGACGCGCGTGTACGAGCTGCTGGCCAGCAGGGGCCCGTTCGCCAACCCGGACCCCCGCAAGGCGCGGATCACCCTCGCCCACCTGATGACGCACACGACGGGGCTGGCGTGCAACGACAACGACGACGCCTCGCCCGGCAAGGAGGAGACGATGCAGGCCCAGCAGGCGCAGCCGGACTGGTGGAAGTACACGCTGGACCTGCCGATGGCATTCGAGCCCGGCGTCCGCTACGCCTACTGCTCCGCCAACTCCAACCTGCTGGGCGCGGCGCTGACGGCCGGGACGGGCGAGTGGCTCCCCGAGCTGTTCGACCGCACCGTGGCCCGCCCGCTGGGGTTCGGGCGCTACTCCTGGAACCTGATGCCGACCGGCGAGGGCTACCTTGGCGGCGGCGCCTTCGTGCGTCCGCGCGACCTGCTGAAGGTGGGGCAGGCCTACCTGGACGGCGGCGTGTGGCACGGCCGGCGGATCGTCGACTCCGCCTGGGTGCGCGTCTCCACCGCGCCGCACGCCGAGATCTCGCCGGCGACCACGGGGATCGCGCCCGAGGAGTTCGGCAACTATTACGGCCTGGGATCGGACGGCTACGGCTGGCACATGTCGGCGCTGACCGCCGGCGGCCGGACGTACCGCGGCTACGCGGCCACCGGCAACGGCGGGCAGGTGCTGCTGGTGATCCCCGAGGTGGAGATGGTGGTGGTGTTCACCGGCGCGAACTACGGGCAGGGCGGGATCTGGGGGCGCTGGGGCCAGGAGCTCGTAGGCAACGAGATCATCCCCGCCATCCGACCGTGA